Part of the Streptomyces sp. NBC_01353 genome, CAGGATCCGGTCGGACGCCTCGACCAGGACCCATTTCAGGTCCTCGGGCTTGACGTTGTGGTAGTACCGCGAGGTGTAGCGGGCCATGTCCTCCAGCTCGGCGAGGGCCTCCACGCCCGCGTAGCCGCCGCCGACGAAGACGAAGGTGAGGGCGGCGTCGCGCAGGCCCGGGTCGCGGGTGGAGGAGGCGATGTCCATCTGTTCGATGACGTGGTTGCGCAGTCCGATGGCCTCCTCGACGGTCTTGAAGCCGATGGCGTAGTCGGCGAGGCCGGGGACGGGGAGGGTGCGGGAGATCGAGCCGGGCGCGATGACCAGTTCGTCGTAGGTGAGCCGGATGTTCCCCGTGCCTTCCTCCTCGGTGGCGAGGGTGGAGAGGGTCGCGGTCCGCTTGGCGTGGTCGACGGCGTGGACCTCGCCGATGACGATCCGGCACTTGTCGAGGACGCGGCGGAGCGGGACGACGACATGGCGCGGGGAGATCGAGCCGGCGGCCGCCTCGGGGAGGAAGGGCTGGTACGTCATGTACGGCTCGGGCGTGACCACCACGATCTCGGCCGCACCGCTTCTGAGCTCGGCCTTGAGCTGCCGCTGCAGGCGCAGCGCGGTGTACATCCCGACGTAGCCACCGCCGACAACGAGAATGCGCACAGGTTCGGTCACTGTCCCATGACGCAACGCCGTTCGGGGTTTGTCCACAGGCCCGGCAAATTGTGTGACCGGTGGGGCGTGGAGGCGTGGGGTGGCGCATGAGGTGGGTACGTCGGGAAGTACGCAGGTCAGGGTGGGCGCGGGGGGTGAGTCGGGGGGGCATAATCGGGAGAGTTCAGGCCCTTGCTCCGATCGGGGGGCGCACCGTACGGAACTCCCCCTTCTGAATTGACCTCGACTCAACTATGTTCGTACCTCGTCGGGGTATCGGATCGCTGCGCGTAGACCAGTGCGTGGGACGGTCCGGTCGATCCCGTGTCAGGGCGGGGAGTCTCCGGGGGGAGACATCATGAGCGGGGGAACGCTTATGCACATGCACGATTCGCGTTGGCAGGCCGTCGTCGGCACGACGGACGGCTCGGTCAACGGACGGATGGGAGCGTCGGCGCATGTCGGCCGCTCGTCTCCGCTGCGCGTGGACGCGCAGCGGAATCTGGAGCACGTCCTGCGCGCCGCGCGCGAGGTCTTCGGCGAACTCGGTTACGGGGCGCCGATGGAGGACGTGGCCCGGCGCGCCCGGGTCGGTGTCGGCACGGTCTACCGCCGCTTCCCGAGCAAGGACGTCCTGGTGCGCCGGATAGCCGAGGAGGAGACCTCCCGGTTGACGGACCAGGCCCGTGCGGCTCTCGGTCAGGAAGAGGAGCCCTGGTCGGCGCTCTCCCGTTTCCTGCGCACCTCGGTTGCCTCGGGCGCCGGACGGCTGCTGCCGCCGCAGATCCTGCGGGTGGGCGTGGACGCGGACGACCTGGTGCTGCCGGCGCGGTCGACGGAGGACGAGACGCGCGTACCGCACCAGCGGGGTTTCGGCGACCAGGCCGAGCAGCGCGTGGTCGGACCGCGGGCGGTGCCGGAGTCCGAGCAGGACGACGCCGGAGCTGCGGAGCTCCTGGAGGTCGTCGGGCGGCTGGTCGACCGGGCCCGTGAGGCGGGCGAGCTGCGGACGGACGTGACCGTGGCGGACGTCCTTCTCGTCATAGCCACGGCGGCGCCCGCGCTGCCGGACGCGGCGCAGCAGGCGGCGGCCTCGGCCCGGCTCCTGGACATCCTCCTGGAGGGTCTGCGCTCGCGGTAGCGAGTGCCGGCCGGGCCTGCGGCAGCACGTGACGGTCGGGGCGTCGGGTGGTCCGGGCGGATCGTTGAGCCTTCCACGAACGGGTGAGCGGTTACGCCCGGATACAGGAAGTCGCCCCGGACGAGTGGTAAGTGGACGGGAGGGTTCGACCCGCCTGCGCTCTGTGGCACGCTGGGCCGGTGTTCGGGTCTGAGCGTGCGTACGGGGGCTTCCGCGATGAGCGGTGACGGTCGGGACGAGCCGCTGGGCAAAGGCGGTGCCACGGAGACCCGGGGCCTACCTTCCCGGCAGGTGCCGAGCCAGGGCGGGCCAGGAGGCTCCTCGGGTGCGCCCGCGGGCAAGTCGGCCGCGTCGCAGGGTCTCGCCGTACCGGGGCCCGCCGATCCGAGCGTGCCCGCGCAGCGTGAGGGCGGGCTCGGACCGTTCGGCGACGGTGCCCGTGAGCCCGACTCCGTACTGCCGCCGCCCGTCGAACTGCCGCCGTCCGACGCCGATCTCATCCAGCTGATGCGGGACGGCGACGACAGCGCGTACGAAGAGCTGTTCCGCCGCCACTCCGAGGCCGTACGGCGCTATGCCAGGACGTGCTGCCGCGACGCGCACACCGCCGACGACCTGACGGCGGAGGTGTTCGCCCGGACACTCCAGGCCGTACGGGGCGGGGCGGGGCCCGAGCAGGCCGTGCGTGCCTACCTCCTGACCACGGTCCGGCGGGTGGCCGCGAACTGGACGCGGACGCAGAAGCGGGAGCATCTGGTCGAGGACTTCGCGATGTTCGCGGCGCAGGCCGCTCGCGGCTCCGAGGTCTCCGACCAGAACGCGTCCTTCGGAGCGGGCCTCGATCTCGGAGCCGACGTCCTTGCCATGCACGAGGCCGAGCAGTCCCTGGCCATGCAGGCGTTCCGCTCGCTGCCCGAGCGGTGGCAGGCCGTGCTGTGGCACACCACCGTCGAGGAGGAGTCGCCGAGCGAGGTCGCGCCGCTGTTCGGCCTGACCGCCAACGCCACCGCCGTGCTGGCCAGTCGGGCCCGCGAGGGCCTCAAGCAGGCGTACCTCCAGGCCCATGTCAGCCAGTCCCTCACCGCCGGCGGGGACTGCTCCCGCTACGCCGACCGGCTCGGCGCCTATGCGCGCGGCGGGCTGCGGATACGGGCCGAGCGGGGGCTGCGCAAGCACCTGGAGGAGTGCGCCAAGTGCCGGCTCGCCGCCGGTGAACTGGCCCACGTCAACGCCGGGATCCCCGCGCTGCTGCCGGTCGCCGTCGTCGGCTGGTTCGCCGCCGGGTACTCGCTCAAGGCCGCGGGTGTCATGGCCGGTGGTGTGGCAGGCGCGGCCGGGGCCGGTGCGGCCGCCGCCGCGACGGGCGCCGGTTCGTCGACCACGGCCGGGGCGTCCTCCGCCGCCGCGGCCGAGGGGCTCGGCGCCCCCGCGAAGGCCGGCATCGCGGCGGCCGTGGCGGTCGCGGCGACCGCCGGTCTGGTGTGGGCGCTGTCCGGGGATCCGCAGCCGGTCGCGCAGCCCGTGCCGTCACCGCCGGCCGTCGCCCCCGTCGTACCCCCGGAGCCGACCCGGCCGCCGAAGCCGACACCCGAGCCCACTCCGCCGCCGGCCCCGCCCGTACAGGTCCCGGAGCCGACACCGACGCCCACGCCGCCTCCGCCGCCCAAGCCCAGCCCCAAGCCCACGCCGAAGCCGACCCCGCCGGCCCCCGCACCGAAGCCGAAGCCCACGCCCCCGCCCGCGCCGCCCGCCGTGTACCAGGTCAACGAGCTGGACTACGGGATCTTCGGCGACGGCACCAAGCCGGAGGTGCGGCTCGGGGACAGCAGTTGGATGTGGCAGCGCAACGGTCTGGCGATCGGCGGCACGCGGTACGCGCACGGGGTGAGCGTGCACGCGCCGTCCG contains:
- a CDS encoding NAD(P)/FAD-dependent oxidoreductase, with the protein product MDKPRTALRHGTVTEPVRILVVGGGYVGMYTALRLQRQLKAELRSGAAEIVVVTPEPYMTYQPFLPEAAAGSISPRHVVVPLRRVLDKCRIVIGEVHAVDHAKRTATLSTLATEEEGTGNIRLTYDELVIAPGSISRTLPVPGLADYAIGFKTVEEAIGLRNHVIEQMDIASSTRDPGLRDAALTFVFVGGGYAGVEALAELEDMARYTSRYYHNVKPEDLKWVLVEASDRILPEVGEKMGKYAIRELRGRNIDVRLETRLESCEDRVAVLSDGTRLPTRTVVWTAGVKPAPVLAATDLPLNGRGRLTCTAQLTVDGVEHAWAAGDAASVPDITAEEPGAECAPNAQHAVRQTKVLAENIAASLRGQPLKEYAHKYAGSVASLGLHKGVAHVYGRKLKGYPAWFMHRAYHLSRVPTFNRKARVLAEWTLSGLFKREIVSLGSLEHPRAEFELAASPPPPKNGPKPD
- a CDS encoding sigma-70 family RNA polymerase sigma factor, with the protein product MSGDGRDEPLGKGGATETRGLPSRQVPSQGGPGGSSGAPAGKSAASQGLAVPGPADPSVPAQREGGLGPFGDGAREPDSVLPPPVELPPSDADLIQLMRDGDDSAYEELFRRHSEAVRRYARTCCRDAHTADDLTAEVFARTLQAVRGGAGPEQAVRAYLLTTVRRVAANWTRTQKREHLVEDFAMFAAQAARGSEVSDQNASFGAGLDLGADVLAMHEAEQSLAMQAFRSLPERWQAVLWHTTVEEESPSEVAPLFGLTANATAVLASRAREGLKQAYLQAHVSQSLTAGGDCSRYADRLGAYARGGLRIRAERGLRKHLEECAKCRLAAGELAHVNAGIPALLPVAVVGWFAAGYSLKAAGVMAGGVAGAAGAGAAAAATGAGSSTTAGASSAAAAEGLGAPAKAGIAAAVAVAATAGLVWALSGDPQPVAQPVPSPPAVAPVVPPEPTRPPKPTPEPTPPPAPPVQVPEPTPTPTPPPPPKPSPKPTPKPTPPAPAPKPKPTPPPAPPAVYQVNELDYGIFGDGTKPEVRLGDSSWMWQRNGLAIGGTRYAHGVSVHAPSAVTIDLNRRCTSYDAVVGIDDLSAPLGAGGIRFSVYGDDERLWRSDVLRPGDPAVPVHVGLAGRETIRLVVEEHTPFGRAAVADWAQSQISCA
- a CDS encoding helix-turn-helix domain-containing protein, with amino-acid sequence MHMHDSRWQAVVGTTDGSVNGRMGASAHVGRSSPLRVDAQRNLEHVLRAAREVFGELGYGAPMEDVARRARVGVGTVYRRFPSKDVLVRRIAEEETSRLTDQARAALGQEEEPWSALSRFLRTSVASGAGRLLPPQILRVGVDADDLVLPARSTEDETRVPHQRGFGDQAEQRVVGPRAVPESEQDDAGAAELLEVVGRLVDRAREAGELRTDVTVADVLLVIATAAPALPDAAQQAAASARLLDILLEGLRSR